One part of the Glycine soja cultivar W05 chromosome 11, ASM419377v2, whole genome shotgun sequence genome encodes these proteins:
- the LOC114373761 gene encoding polypyrimidine tract-binding protein homolog 1-like, with the protein MIYLVSQELAYLANDVDLVMLEGMALIQFIDAETTSSVRDALDGRSIPRYLLPAHGGSCNLRISYSAHKDMNIKIQSNRSK; encoded by the exons ATGATTTACCT GGTGTCACAAGAACTTGCATACCTTGCTAATGATGTAGATCTTGTCATGTTAGAAGGGATG GCTCTGATTCAGTTCATTGATGCTGAGACCACTTCTTCAGTTAGGGATGCGCTGGATGGAAGAAGCATACCAAG ATACCTGCTTCCAGCCCATGGAGGTTCTTGTAACTTGCGAATTTCATATTCCGCACATAAAGATATGAATATCAAAATTCAGTCAAATCGCAGCAAGTAA